The Mugil cephalus isolate CIBA_MC_2020 chromosome 11, CIBA_Mcephalus_1.1, whole genome shotgun sequence genome includes a window with the following:
- the pou2f2a gene encoding POU domain, class 2, transcription factor 2 isoform X1 has translation MFVPLPVPFVFQRTAPDLNAWRLKSPLALRSNSDIRMPKPAELEKVGADSPLEGTDSERNGPESNHQAQSMKVSPFPLSPNLSSSKNKMEECAEMSPALPPSHGPTPSQTALQHTQLMLTGSQLAGLTALLPAQQQLLLQQAQAQLLAAAVQQSSAAHAAHAAHAAAQANQQAQAAAAANQQAQQQQQQQQQQQQQQAGQTGQQAQSQSQGQGQSAQEHATQNVPVHPPPPQLTLSQPIQLTAQDIQQLLQLQQLVLVPGHTLPSPAQFLLPQAQQGQQGLLSTPNLISLPQQNQGSLLTAPTRMGLQAQRDKSGEVSGGGGVTTVPSVTSHPEEPSDLEELEQFARTFKQRRIKLGFTQGDVGLAMGKLYGNDFSQTTISRFEALNLSFKNMCKLKPLLEKWLNDAVNVHRVGAARRSQFSADFLCVYACPSETMSIDSTLPSPSSLSSPSLGFEGLPGRRRKKRTSIETNVRVALERAFMTNQKPTSEEILLIAEQLNMEKEVIRVWFCNRRQKEKRINPSSATPPLPSQPPTAPPTHKPPCYSPHMMSSQLSQPMTSLSTTVTTMSSVCPLTSSLTSSHPSLTSTHPSLSSAPSPATPPPPPRSTASPATPSHSTLNLNTGLWRMGKKNGDVSNYITDFAANLRNTVMGVNTGMNQALLGNNPLATIQALAASGGQLPLSTLEGASKVMLGASGGQGGCLPSSLFLNHPALLHLGQNPGAGLVSAAVAKVSQASPFPSASSISPTPCSPSPCSSPASSCSSSEMAHSPSSLGGAKIE, from the exons ATATCAGGATGCCAAAGCCAGCAGAGCTTGAGAAAGTCGGGGCTGACTCACCGTTGGAGGGCACAG ATTCAGAGCGGAATGGACCTGAATCAAATCACCAG GCTCAGTCGATGAAAGTCAGTCCCTTCCCGCTGTCACCAAACCTGAGCAGCAGCAAG AATAAGATGGAGGAGTGCGCTGAAATGTCCCCGGCACTTCCTCCCTCTCACGGCCCGACCCCTTCACAGACAGCCCTGCAGCACACGCAGCTCATGCTGACCGGCTCCCAGCTAGCAGGG CTGACGGCTCTGTTGCCggcgcagcagcagctgttgctGCAGCAGGCTCAGGCGCAGCTCCTGGCCGCGGCCGTGCAGCAGTCAAGTGCGGCCCATGCGGCTCACGCTGCCCACGCGGCCGCCCAGGCCAATCAGCAAGCTCAGGCAGCTGCGGCAGCAAATCAGCaagcccagcagcagcagcagcagcagcagcagcagcagcagcagcaagcgGGACAAACAGGGCAGCAGGCTCAGTCCCAGTcccagggacagggacagagcgCGCAGGAGCACGCCACGCAAAACGTCCCCGTCCACCCTCCTCCGCCACAGCTCACCCTCTCCCAGCCAATCCAGCTCACTGCCCAG GACATTCAGCAGTTGTTGCAGCTCCAGCAGTTGGTGCTGGTGCCCGGCCACACGCTCCCGTCTCCTGCCCAGTTCCTCCTCCCGCAGGCACAGCAGGGCCAGCAAG GACTCCTATCGACACCAAATCTTATTTCGCTACCTCAGCAAAACCAAGGGAGCTTGCTCACTGCTCCAACTAGAATGGGACTCCAGGCACAG CGCGATAAGAGCGGGGAGGTGAGCGGCGGCGGAGGCGTGACCACGGTGCCCTCTGTGACCTCGCACCCCGAGGAGCCCAGCGATCTGGAGGAGCTGGAACAGTTTGCTCGCACTTTCAAGCAGAGACGCATCAAACTGGGCTTCACGCAG GGAGACGTGGGCTTGGCGATGGGGAAGCTGTACGGCAATGACTTCAGTCAGACCACCATCTCCCGCTTCGAGGCGCTCAACCTCAGCTTCAAGAACATGTGCAAGCTGAAGCCACTGTTGGAGAAGTGGCTCAATGATGCAG TTAACGTGCATAGAGTCGGTGCTGCGCGCCGTAGTCAGTTTAGCGCTGACTTTCTCTGTGTGTACGCGTGTCCTTCAGAGACCATGTCCATAGACAGCACCCTGCCCAGCCCCAGCTCCCTGTCCTCGCCCTCTCTGGGCTTCGAGGGGCTCCCTGGTCGCCGCAGAAAGAAGAGAACCAGCATCGAGACGAACGTGCGAGTGGCTCTGGAGCGTGCATTTATGACG AACCAGAAGCCTACCTCAGAGGAGATCCTGCTGATCGCCGAGCAGCTCAAcatggagaaggaggtgatCCGGGTTTGGTTCTGCAACCGCCGGCAGAAAGAGAAGCGCATCAACCCCAGCAGCGCTACCCCTCCTTTGCCCAGCCAGCCCCCCACTGCCCCACCAACGCACAAACCGCCCTGCTACAGCCCTCACATG ATGTCAAGTCAGCTGTCGCAGCCCATGACCAGTCTCAGCACAACGGTGACCACCATGTCCTCCGTCTGCCCCCTGACTTCCAGCCTCACCTCCAGCCACCCCTCTCTCACTtccacccacccctccctcaGCTCCGCGCCCTCCCCGGctactcctccccctcctccccgcaGCACAGCCAGCCCGGCCACTCCCAGCCACAGCACACTCAACCTTAACACAGG CTTATGGCGTATGGGTAAAAAGAACGGTGACGTGTCTAACTACATCACCGATTTTGCTGCAAACTTGAG GAACACTGTGATGGGAGTTAACACAGGGATGAACCAAGCCCTCCTCGGTAACAATCCCCTGGCCACTATCcaag CCCTAGCAGCCAGTGGTGGCCAGCTGCCTCTTTCCACTCTTGAGGGGGCCAGCAAGGTGATGCTGGGGGCCTCCGGGGGGCAAGGTGGgtgcctcccctcctccctctttctcaaCCACCCGGCCCTCCTCCACTTGGGCCAGAACCCCGGTGCTGGACTGGTCAGCGCTGCTGTAGCCAAAGTCTCCCAGGCCTCCCCCTTCCCCTCAGCCAGCAGCATCAGCCCCACGCCCTGCTCCCCCTCTCCCTGCTCAAGCCCcgcctcttcctgctcctccagcgAAATGGCACACAGCCCGTCCTCCCTGGGCGGGGCCAAGATTGAGTGA
- the pou2f2a gene encoding POU domain, class 2, transcription factor 2 isoform X6: protein MFVPLPVPFVFQRTAPDLNAWRLKSPLALRSNSDIRMPKPAELEKVGADSPLEGTDSERNGPESNHQAQSMKVSPFPLSPNLSSSKNKMEECAEMSPALPPSHGPTPSQTALQHTQLMLTGSQLAGDIQQLLQLQQLVLVPGHTLPSPAQFLLPQAQQGQQGLLSTPNLISLPQQNQGSLLTAPTRMGLQAQRDKSGEVSGGGGVTTVPSVTSHPEEPSDLEELEQFARTFKQRRIKLGFTQGDVGLAMGKLYGNDFSQTTISRFEALNLSFKNMCKLKPLLEKWLNDAETMSIDSTLPSPSSLSSPSLGFEGLPGRRRKKRTSIETNVRVALERAFMTNQKPTSEEILLIAEQLNMEKEVIRVWFCNRRQKEKRINPSSATPPLPSQPPTAPPTHKPPCYSPHMMSSQLSQPMTSLSTTVTTMSSVCPLTSSLTSSHPSLTSTHPSLSSAPSPATPPPPPRSTASPATPSHSTLNLNTGLWRMGKKNGDVSNYITDFAANLRNTVMGVNTGMNQALLGNNPLATIQALAASGGQLPLSTLEGASKVMLGASGGQGGCLPSSLFLNHPALLHLGQNPGAGLVSAAVAKVSQASPFPSASSISPTPCSPSPCSSPASSCSSSEMAHSPSSLGGAKIE, encoded by the exons ATATCAGGATGCCAAAGCCAGCAGAGCTTGAGAAAGTCGGGGCTGACTCACCGTTGGAGGGCACAG ATTCAGAGCGGAATGGACCTGAATCAAATCACCAG GCTCAGTCGATGAAAGTCAGTCCCTTCCCGCTGTCACCAAACCTGAGCAGCAGCAAG AATAAGATGGAGGAGTGCGCTGAAATGTCCCCGGCACTTCCTCCCTCTCACGGCCCGACCCCTTCACAGACAGCCCTGCAGCACACGCAGCTCATGCTGACCGGCTCCCAGCTAGCAGGG GACATTCAGCAGTTGTTGCAGCTCCAGCAGTTGGTGCTGGTGCCCGGCCACACGCTCCCGTCTCCTGCCCAGTTCCTCCTCCCGCAGGCACAGCAGGGCCAGCAAG GACTCCTATCGACACCAAATCTTATTTCGCTACCTCAGCAAAACCAAGGGAGCTTGCTCACTGCTCCAACTAGAATGGGACTCCAGGCACAG CGCGATAAGAGCGGGGAGGTGAGCGGCGGCGGAGGCGTGACCACGGTGCCCTCTGTGACCTCGCACCCCGAGGAGCCCAGCGATCTGGAGGAGCTGGAACAGTTTGCTCGCACTTTCAAGCAGAGACGCATCAAACTGGGCTTCACGCAG GGAGACGTGGGCTTGGCGATGGGGAAGCTGTACGGCAATGACTTCAGTCAGACCACCATCTCCCGCTTCGAGGCGCTCAACCTCAGCTTCAAGAACATGTGCAAGCTGAAGCCACTGTTGGAGAAGTGGCTCAATGATGCAG AGACCATGTCCATAGACAGCACCCTGCCCAGCCCCAGCTCCCTGTCCTCGCCCTCTCTGGGCTTCGAGGGGCTCCCTGGTCGCCGCAGAAAGAAGAGAACCAGCATCGAGACGAACGTGCGAGTGGCTCTGGAGCGTGCATTTATGACG AACCAGAAGCCTACCTCAGAGGAGATCCTGCTGATCGCCGAGCAGCTCAAcatggagaaggaggtgatCCGGGTTTGGTTCTGCAACCGCCGGCAGAAAGAGAAGCGCATCAACCCCAGCAGCGCTACCCCTCCTTTGCCCAGCCAGCCCCCCACTGCCCCACCAACGCACAAACCGCCCTGCTACAGCCCTCACATG ATGTCAAGTCAGCTGTCGCAGCCCATGACCAGTCTCAGCACAACGGTGACCACCATGTCCTCCGTCTGCCCCCTGACTTCCAGCCTCACCTCCAGCCACCCCTCTCTCACTtccacccacccctccctcaGCTCCGCGCCCTCCCCGGctactcctccccctcctccccgcaGCACAGCCAGCCCGGCCACTCCCAGCCACAGCACACTCAACCTTAACACAGG CTTATGGCGTATGGGTAAAAAGAACGGTGACGTGTCTAACTACATCACCGATTTTGCTGCAAACTTGAG GAACACTGTGATGGGAGTTAACACAGGGATGAACCAAGCCCTCCTCGGTAACAATCCCCTGGCCACTATCcaag CCCTAGCAGCCAGTGGTGGCCAGCTGCCTCTTTCCACTCTTGAGGGGGCCAGCAAGGTGATGCTGGGGGCCTCCGGGGGGCAAGGTGGgtgcctcccctcctccctctttctcaaCCACCCGGCCCTCCTCCACTTGGGCCAGAACCCCGGTGCTGGACTGGTCAGCGCTGCTGTAGCCAAAGTCTCCCAGGCCTCCCCCTTCCCCTCAGCCAGCAGCATCAGCCCCACGCCCTGCTCCCCCTCTCCCTGCTCAAGCCCcgcctcttcctgctcctccagcgAAATGGCACACAGCCCGTCCTCCCTGGGCGGGGCCAAGATTGAGTGA
- the pou2f2a gene encoding POU domain, class 2, transcription factor 2 isoform X8, with protein sequence MTKTAAIAAKDFSSMWLPDIRMPKPAELEKVGADSPLEGTDSERNGPESNHQAQSMKVSPFPLSPNLSSSKNKMEECAEMSPALPPSHGPTPSQTALQHTQLMLTGSQLAGDIQQLLQLQQLVLVPGHTLPSPAQFLLPQAQQGQQGLLSTPNLISLPQQNQGSLLTAPTRMGLQAQRDKSGEVSGGGGVTTVPSVTSHPEEPSDLEELEQFARTFKQRRIKLGFTQGDVGLAMGKLYGNDFSQTTISRFEALNLSFKNMCKLKPLLEKWLNDAETMSIDSTLPSPSSLSSPSLGFEGLPGRRRKKRTSIETNVRVALERAFMTNQKPTSEEILLIAEQLNMEKEVIRVWFCNRRQKEKRINPSSATPPLPSQPPTAPPTHKPPCYSPHMMSSQLSQPMTSLSTTVTTMSSVCPLTSSLTSSHPSLTSTHPSLSSAPSPATPPPPPRSTASPATPSHSTLNLNTGLWRMGKKNGDVSNYITDFAANLRNTVMGVNTGMNQALLGNNPLATIQALAASGGQLPLSTLEGASKVMLGASGGQGGCLPSSLFLNHPALLHLGQNPGAGLVSAAVAKVSQASPFPSASSISPTPCSPSPCSSPASSCSSSEMAHSPSSLGGAKIE encoded by the exons ATGACCAAGACAGCAGCAATAGCAGCAAAGGACTTCTCCAGTATGTGGTTGCCAG ATATCAGGATGCCAAAGCCAGCAGAGCTTGAGAAAGTCGGGGCTGACTCACCGTTGGAGGGCACAG ATTCAGAGCGGAATGGACCTGAATCAAATCACCAG GCTCAGTCGATGAAAGTCAGTCCCTTCCCGCTGTCACCAAACCTGAGCAGCAGCAAG AATAAGATGGAGGAGTGCGCTGAAATGTCCCCGGCACTTCCTCCCTCTCACGGCCCGACCCCTTCACAGACAGCCCTGCAGCACACGCAGCTCATGCTGACCGGCTCCCAGCTAGCAGGG GACATTCAGCAGTTGTTGCAGCTCCAGCAGTTGGTGCTGGTGCCCGGCCACACGCTCCCGTCTCCTGCCCAGTTCCTCCTCCCGCAGGCACAGCAGGGCCAGCAAG GACTCCTATCGACACCAAATCTTATTTCGCTACCTCAGCAAAACCAAGGGAGCTTGCTCACTGCTCCAACTAGAATGGGACTCCAGGCACAG CGCGATAAGAGCGGGGAGGTGAGCGGCGGCGGAGGCGTGACCACGGTGCCCTCTGTGACCTCGCACCCCGAGGAGCCCAGCGATCTGGAGGAGCTGGAACAGTTTGCTCGCACTTTCAAGCAGAGACGCATCAAACTGGGCTTCACGCAG GGAGACGTGGGCTTGGCGATGGGGAAGCTGTACGGCAATGACTTCAGTCAGACCACCATCTCCCGCTTCGAGGCGCTCAACCTCAGCTTCAAGAACATGTGCAAGCTGAAGCCACTGTTGGAGAAGTGGCTCAATGATGCAG AGACCATGTCCATAGACAGCACCCTGCCCAGCCCCAGCTCCCTGTCCTCGCCCTCTCTGGGCTTCGAGGGGCTCCCTGGTCGCCGCAGAAAGAAGAGAACCAGCATCGAGACGAACGTGCGAGTGGCTCTGGAGCGTGCATTTATGACG AACCAGAAGCCTACCTCAGAGGAGATCCTGCTGATCGCCGAGCAGCTCAAcatggagaaggaggtgatCCGGGTTTGGTTCTGCAACCGCCGGCAGAAAGAGAAGCGCATCAACCCCAGCAGCGCTACCCCTCCTTTGCCCAGCCAGCCCCCCACTGCCCCACCAACGCACAAACCGCCCTGCTACAGCCCTCACATG ATGTCAAGTCAGCTGTCGCAGCCCATGACCAGTCTCAGCACAACGGTGACCACCATGTCCTCCGTCTGCCCCCTGACTTCCAGCCTCACCTCCAGCCACCCCTCTCTCACTtccacccacccctccctcaGCTCCGCGCCCTCCCCGGctactcctccccctcctccccgcaGCACAGCCAGCCCGGCCACTCCCAGCCACAGCACACTCAACCTTAACACAGG CTTATGGCGTATGGGTAAAAAGAACGGTGACGTGTCTAACTACATCACCGATTTTGCTGCAAACTTGAG GAACACTGTGATGGGAGTTAACACAGGGATGAACCAAGCCCTCCTCGGTAACAATCCCCTGGCCACTATCcaag CCCTAGCAGCCAGTGGTGGCCAGCTGCCTCTTTCCACTCTTGAGGGGGCCAGCAAGGTGATGCTGGGGGCCTCCGGGGGGCAAGGTGGgtgcctcccctcctccctctttctcaaCCACCCGGCCCTCCTCCACTTGGGCCAGAACCCCGGTGCTGGACTGGTCAGCGCTGCTGTAGCCAAAGTCTCCCAGGCCTCCCCCTTCCCCTCAGCCAGCAGCATCAGCCCCACGCCCTGCTCCCCCTCTCCCTGCTCAAGCCCcgcctcttcctgctcctccagcgAAATGGCACACAGCCCGTCCTCCCTGGGCGGGGCCAAGATTGAGTGA
- the pou2f2a gene encoding POU domain, class 2, transcription factor 2 isoform X7, translating into MFVPLPVPFVFQRTAPDLNAWRLKSPLALRSNSDIRMPKPAELEKVGADSPLEGTDSERNGPESNHQAQSMKVSPFPLSPNLSSSKDIQQLLQLQQLVLVPGHTLPSPAQFLLPQAQQGQQGLLSTPNLISLPQQNQGSLLTAPTRMGLQAQRDKSGEVSGGGGVTTVPSVTSHPEEPSDLEELEQFARTFKQRRIKLGFTQGDVGLAMGKLYGNDFSQTTISRFEALNLSFKNMCKLKPLLEKWLNDAVNVHRVGAARRSQFSADFLCVYACPSETMSIDSTLPSPSSLSSPSLGFEGLPGRRRKKRTSIETNVRVALERAFMTNQKPTSEEILLIAEQLNMEKEVIRVWFCNRRQKEKRINPSSATPPLPSQPPTAPPTHKPPCYSPHMMSSQLSQPMTSLSTTVTTMSSVCPLTSSLTSSHPSLTSTHPSLSSAPSPATPPPPPRSTASPATPSHSTLNLNTGLWRMGKKNGDVSNYITDFAANLRNTVMGVNTGMNQALLGNNPLATIQALAASGGQLPLSTLEGASKVMLGASGGQGGCLPSSLFLNHPALLHLGQNPGAGLVSAAVAKVSQASPFPSASSISPTPCSPSPCSSPASSCSSSEMAHSPSSLGGAKIE; encoded by the exons ATATCAGGATGCCAAAGCCAGCAGAGCTTGAGAAAGTCGGGGCTGACTCACCGTTGGAGGGCACAG ATTCAGAGCGGAATGGACCTGAATCAAATCACCAG GCTCAGTCGATGAAAGTCAGTCCCTTCCCGCTGTCACCAAACCTGAGCAGCAGCAAG GACATTCAGCAGTTGTTGCAGCTCCAGCAGTTGGTGCTGGTGCCCGGCCACACGCTCCCGTCTCCTGCCCAGTTCCTCCTCCCGCAGGCACAGCAGGGCCAGCAAG GACTCCTATCGACACCAAATCTTATTTCGCTACCTCAGCAAAACCAAGGGAGCTTGCTCACTGCTCCAACTAGAATGGGACTCCAGGCACAG CGCGATAAGAGCGGGGAGGTGAGCGGCGGCGGAGGCGTGACCACGGTGCCCTCTGTGACCTCGCACCCCGAGGAGCCCAGCGATCTGGAGGAGCTGGAACAGTTTGCTCGCACTTTCAAGCAGAGACGCATCAAACTGGGCTTCACGCAG GGAGACGTGGGCTTGGCGATGGGGAAGCTGTACGGCAATGACTTCAGTCAGACCACCATCTCCCGCTTCGAGGCGCTCAACCTCAGCTTCAAGAACATGTGCAAGCTGAAGCCACTGTTGGAGAAGTGGCTCAATGATGCAG TTAACGTGCATAGAGTCGGTGCTGCGCGCCGTAGTCAGTTTAGCGCTGACTTTCTCTGTGTGTACGCGTGTCCTTCAGAGACCATGTCCATAGACAGCACCCTGCCCAGCCCCAGCTCCCTGTCCTCGCCCTCTCTGGGCTTCGAGGGGCTCCCTGGTCGCCGCAGAAAGAAGAGAACCAGCATCGAGACGAACGTGCGAGTGGCTCTGGAGCGTGCATTTATGACG AACCAGAAGCCTACCTCAGAGGAGATCCTGCTGATCGCCGAGCAGCTCAAcatggagaaggaggtgatCCGGGTTTGGTTCTGCAACCGCCGGCAGAAAGAGAAGCGCATCAACCCCAGCAGCGCTACCCCTCCTTTGCCCAGCCAGCCCCCCACTGCCCCACCAACGCACAAACCGCCCTGCTACAGCCCTCACATG ATGTCAAGTCAGCTGTCGCAGCCCATGACCAGTCTCAGCACAACGGTGACCACCATGTCCTCCGTCTGCCCCCTGACTTCCAGCCTCACCTCCAGCCACCCCTCTCTCACTtccacccacccctccctcaGCTCCGCGCCCTCCCCGGctactcctccccctcctccccgcaGCACAGCCAGCCCGGCCACTCCCAGCCACAGCACACTCAACCTTAACACAGG CTTATGGCGTATGGGTAAAAAGAACGGTGACGTGTCTAACTACATCACCGATTTTGCTGCAAACTTGAG GAACACTGTGATGGGAGTTAACACAGGGATGAACCAAGCCCTCCTCGGTAACAATCCCCTGGCCACTATCcaag CCCTAGCAGCCAGTGGTGGCCAGCTGCCTCTTTCCACTCTTGAGGGGGCCAGCAAGGTGATGCTGGGGGCCTCCGGGGGGCAAGGTGGgtgcctcccctcctccctctttctcaaCCACCCGGCCCTCCTCCACTTGGGCCAGAACCCCGGTGCTGGACTGGTCAGCGCTGCTGTAGCCAAAGTCTCCCAGGCCTCCCCCTTCCCCTCAGCCAGCAGCATCAGCCCCACGCCCTGCTCCCCCTCTCCCTGCTCAAGCCCcgcctcttcctgctcctccagcgAAATGGCACACAGCCCGTCCTCCCTGGGCGGGGCCAAGATTGAGTGA
- the pou2f2a gene encoding POU domain, class 2, transcription factor 2 isoform X2, producing MFVPLPVPFVFQRTAPDLNAWRLKSPLALRSNSDIRMPKPAELEKVGADSPLEGTDSERNGPESNHQAQSMKVSPFPLSPNLSSSKNKMEECAEMSPALPPSHGPTPSQTALQHTQLMLTGSQLAGLTALLPAQQQLLLQQAQAQLLAAAVQQSSAAHAAHAAHAAAQANQQAQAAAAANQQAQQQQQQQQQQQQQQAGQTGQQAQSQSQGQGQSAQEHATQNVPVHPPPPQLTLSQPIQLTAQDIQQLLQLQQLVLVPGHTLPSPAQFLLPQAQQGQQGLLSTPNLISLPQQNQGSLLTAPTRMGLQAQRDKSGEVSGGGGVTTVPSVTSHPEEPSDLEELEQFARTFKQRRIKLGFTQGDVGLAMGKLYGNDFSQTTISRFEALNLSFKNMCKLKPLLEKWLNDAVNVHRVGAARRSQFSADFLCVYACPSETMSIDSTLPSPSSLSSPSLGFEGLPGRRRKKRTSIETNVRVALERAFMTNQKPTSEEILLIAEQLNMEKEVIRVWFCNRRQKEKRINPSSATPPLPSQPPTAPPTHKPPCYSPHMMSSQLSQPMTSLSTTVTTMSSVCPLTSSLTSSHPSLTSTHPSLSSAPSPATPPPPPRSTASPATPSHSTLNLNTGNTVMGVNTGMNQALLGNNPLATIQALAASGGQLPLSTLEGASKVMLGASGGQGGCLPSSLFLNHPALLHLGQNPGAGLVSAAVAKVSQASPFPSASSISPTPCSPSPCSSPASSCSSSEMAHSPSSLGGAKIE from the exons ATATCAGGATGCCAAAGCCAGCAGAGCTTGAGAAAGTCGGGGCTGACTCACCGTTGGAGGGCACAG ATTCAGAGCGGAATGGACCTGAATCAAATCACCAG GCTCAGTCGATGAAAGTCAGTCCCTTCCCGCTGTCACCAAACCTGAGCAGCAGCAAG AATAAGATGGAGGAGTGCGCTGAAATGTCCCCGGCACTTCCTCCCTCTCACGGCCCGACCCCTTCACAGACAGCCCTGCAGCACACGCAGCTCATGCTGACCGGCTCCCAGCTAGCAGGG CTGACGGCTCTGTTGCCggcgcagcagcagctgttgctGCAGCAGGCTCAGGCGCAGCTCCTGGCCGCGGCCGTGCAGCAGTCAAGTGCGGCCCATGCGGCTCACGCTGCCCACGCGGCCGCCCAGGCCAATCAGCAAGCTCAGGCAGCTGCGGCAGCAAATCAGCaagcccagcagcagcagcagcagcagcagcagcagcagcagcagcaagcgGGACAAACAGGGCAGCAGGCTCAGTCCCAGTcccagggacagggacagagcgCGCAGGAGCACGCCACGCAAAACGTCCCCGTCCACCCTCCTCCGCCACAGCTCACCCTCTCCCAGCCAATCCAGCTCACTGCCCAG GACATTCAGCAGTTGTTGCAGCTCCAGCAGTTGGTGCTGGTGCCCGGCCACACGCTCCCGTCTCCTGCCCAGTTCCTCCTCCCGCAGGCACAGCAGGGCCAGCAAG GACTCCTATCGACACCAAATCTTATTTCGCTACCTCAGCAAAACCAAGGGAGCTTGCTCACTGCTCCAACTAGAATGGGACTCCAGGCACAG CGCGATAAGAGCGGGGAGGTGAGCGGCGGCGGAGGCGTGACCACGGTGCCCTCTGTGACCTCGCACCCCGAGGAGCCCAGCGATCTGGAGGAGCTGGAACAGTTTGCTCGCACTTTCAAGCAGAGACGCATCAAACTGGGCTTCACGCAG GGAGACGTGGGCTTGGCGATGGGGAAGCTGTACGGCAATGACTTCAGTCAGACCACCATCTCCCGCTTCGAGGCGCTCAACCTCAGCTTCAAGAACATGTGCAAGCTGAAGCCACTGTTGGAGAAGTGGCTCAATGATGCAG TTAACGTGCATAGAGTCGGTGCTGCGCGCCGTAGTCAGTTTAGCGCTGACTTTCTCTGTGTGTACGCGTGTCCTTCAGAGACCATGTCCATAGACAGCACCCTGCCCAGCCCCAGCTCCCTGTCCTCGCCCTCTCTGGGCTTCGAGGGGCTCCCTGGTCGCCGCAGAAAGAAGAGAACCAGCATCGAGACGAACGTGCGAGTGGCTCTGGAGCGTGCATTTATGACG AACCAGAAGCCTACCTCAGAGGAGATCCTGCTGATCGCCGAGCAGCTCAAcatggagaaggaggtgatCCGGGTTTGGTTCTGCAACCGCCGGCAGAAAGAGAAGCGCATCAACCCCAGCAGCGCTACCCCTCCTTTGCCCAGCCAGCCCCCCACTGCCCCACCAACGCACAAACCGCCCTGCTACAGCCCTCACATG ATGTCAAGTCAGCTGTCGCAGCCCATGACCAGTCTCAGCACAACGGTGACCACCATGTCCTCCGTCTGCCCCCTGACTTCCAGCCTCACCTCCAGCCACCCCTCTCTCACTtccacccacccctccctcaGCTCCGCGCCCTCCCCGGctactcctccccctcctccccgcaGCACAGCCAGCCCGGCCACTCCCAGCCACAGCACACTCAACCTTAACACAGG GAACACTGTGATGGGAGTTAACACAGGGATGAACCAAGCCCTCCTCGGTAACAATCCCCTGGCCACTATCcaag CCCTAGCAGCCAGTGGTGGCCAGCTGCCTCTTTCCACTCTTGAGGGGGCCAGCAAGGTGATGCTGGGGGCCTCCGGGGGGCAAGGTGGgtgcctcccctcctccctctttctcaaCCACCCGGCCCTCCTCCACTTGGGCCAGAACCCCGGTGCTGGACTGGTCAGCGCTGCTGTAGCCAAAGTCTCCCAGGCCTCCCCCTTCCCCTCAGCCAGCAGCATCAGCCCCACGCCCTGCTCCCCCTCTCCCTGCTCAAGCCCcgcctcttcctgctcctccagcgAAATGGCACACAGCCCGTCCTCCCTGGGCGGGGCCAAGATTGAGTGA